The nucleotide sequence ACAATGTTCAAACAAAGCGTATTTCAGGCCTCCCGCAGTATCAAAGTTCGAAAAAGTACATTGATGACGAAATTTCCGCAACGATGAAAACACAAGGCTCTAGTCAATAGtagcataaaaaatataagctTACCTCGGCATAGTGAAcgatgaataaaataatgtaatgaCTAGAATGATACACGCTCGAGTGTTGACTCAGGGACTCGGATAGAGCACCGAGACTCCTCTGTGAGATGACCGAGTGCAACTCCGAACTGGACTGTTTGGCAACAAGCCGGGCAGGTAGTACTTGTAGGTATAAGAGGTTCTTTTGGCGGCCATGATAGTACACCGCTTGGGCCTAACCTTGACTGATTTTCCGTAAGGGAGGGCTGCTTCTATTGCAGGTAGTACGTTACACCCCAAAAGCATCGCGAAAACCGCACTGGGCTACGTAACGCTTCTCGGACTTTATTGCGGTTGGCTATACGTATGGCGGCTGACCACCGAAGCTTCGAACGTCGAAATATCGCTCGTTTTGAGAGATCTACTCAGTTTTTAGATCGTCAAAAAACGCTGTAGTGTGATGAGTTATCGAGAGCTTCTTCTGATGCGCTAAGCGAAAAGTACTCTGTGTCGCCCttataccccccccccccatgcTCTATTATAAAGCGGCACTTTCAATCCCCGTGTAGTACACCTATTTTTTGCCAACAGCGTGCGTTTAGATATTAGcctttataatttattgtgtTCGATGCAGCCGAAAATTCGCTTGACGGTAACATTTGCACACTCGACATTTATACTCGGAGCTCCCCCTCGAACTTTTATACGACCGGGCCGTGGAAAGTTGTGTCGATGCCGGTATACCTGCGCCGACTTCGTGTTGCCGCTCCGCCCCCTATTCTCTAGACCGCGTCGCAGTGCAGTCATTCTCTGTATATTTGCGAtaactttaaattgatcttcGATCTTTAACAAACGGGATACTAATGAGAATATTAactttcaaatttattaaatatttaagaaTAATCTCGCAACGCAAGCTACGTGCCTCGGCGAACTGTAGCACGCTATGTAGGTGCTCAATAGCGCTGCAGCTTATTTCTCGAAAGTTTATTTTCAgctatatacaaaaaaatcatgaaaatttgtCAAACAGTtatatttgtattaattaTGCAATACAGGAAAAAACTAAAACTAGTCGGTTAAAtgttaaaagtttatttttatttcataattcAAATCTGTCATTTATACGCGTCACGAGTTCGTATGAACTATAGTATGCTTACGTTGCATATTATATGATATGATATAACACATATCCGATTATTACAAAGTCAAGTTGATCTACACTCTACTAtacaaacaataaataatgatcgtatatttttacaaaaaattctaattccCTGCTGATCCTCCATAAATGCGGCGTTGATCAGTTATTCAATATCGGTTTTGCTTAAAGATTTAGAAATAATGCTTCAAAAGTATGGTATTAAAGCAATAAAAGAAGATATTATGCAACTTAGGGTGTACGCGCAACGAACGCTAGTACAAGAagttttctttaaaaataaggTGATCCAAGTAAATTTGACAAGTAATCCAGAAAATAGCCGTCGATTCACACTATTTTAATTACCAGAATTCGACCGAAGATTTTAGCATTATCTGTctgaaacttttttattttctttctgtttgaaatgtaaaaattttgtacGCAACTTATCAAAGAGGCTTACAATATTAATCCAAGCGGAAATTGAAGACTTGTAATTTTCATCGTCGCACCGTACTGCAAAGTTCCACGTAAGCGGAAAGTGCCATCTGCGTTCGCTTGAACGACAATATATAATATGTCATAGAGCACGTTGtgtttttttgtgccttttaattattatcaaaaatttattcttatatttttatgattttaaatgcaagaaaaaattactttattcatgactgaactataatagccactttattcccTGAAAAGCGGGACTAAAGTAGCATTTTATTCACTCATATTTTTTTCCCGCAAAATGCGGGAATAATGTAAATTTGCGGGAAGTAAACTCTTTATTCccacaaaattttgaaaaaatgttgaaatgtagaaaaattgatttatttagtataaattagcaaaatgattgttattttgttttattatgtatgaaataagtataatagaattaatagaaaataataaacgtatatttttattaaaatgctGATACCCGAGCAGGTCCcacttttcaagaaataaagtggctacacagtttagtcgtgaataaagcactatatgcaacacgagAGTAAATTCGATTATTCGTCTCGGGTGGTTTAAATAAACTCTCACCCACGGTAATAATCAACGACTTTactcccttgttgcataatgtactattatttatGGAAATTTTTTCGTATTTAAAACGTATTAAACTCAATACACCATAGAGTCTCGATTGTTAGATTTACGATAAACATATGAATATTTAAGTACAAAAATATcttgattatttttcatacTGATAATGTTGGGTAATTGCCCTGCAAAATCAGTTGGCAATTTTTGAATAACGTATTTTTTGGCACaaggaaaaatttttacattaataataaacatacaaaatattttacatgaAATCTTGTTTCATTGTTCTACACTTGCAGTTTTTAATATCCGACATGTTTTTTTATAACCTACTGTTTTATTACTCGACGTTTAACGTCGATCACGATTCAAAATTTCCGGTATAAAAACATGAGTAATACAGGCAGAATAGTTTCAGTGCATTAGTTGAATTAAATAACCATTTCTCGTTCCATatggtaaaaaaatgaagttcaaaataatttttttaacatccatACTAGCATTACATTCGAGTAATGCAAAACCGTTTCTAGGTAATTATagatttttattatgaattgattaatttttttattactttataGCTCTGAATTATACTTGCATAATGCTTAgtcttttaaaagttattaattTGGCTTGAAAACTTTTACAGGTTTTAAATCCAAGCTTAGTGAAATAAGTAAAAAACTTGGTCTCTCCGCTAACGTTGACGTATCTTTCAATCATCATGGGGGAGTCCTGGGATCCGTAAATAAGCATTTTGGACTTGGTTTCAATGTAGGAGCACATTACGAAGCATCTGGCCATGGTCATCGTGACGCAAATGCTGAATCAGGCTatgaaaatgataataaaCACAAACATGGCCACGAAATAAATGGTGGCTTGGAGTGGTCATCTGGGCACATTCATCAGTCCTCTAGTGGACATAGCCAGAgtatttactttattttattcagttATTTTCTATTAGACTACAGTTTAAAATTGTGTATCAATTTtaactattaaaaaataattacagctgGTTCTCATCATCAATCAAGTAGCCATGGACATAAGCTTGAAGTTAATGGTCATTCTCAACATCATGGCGTAGTTTCGGGAAATTtcaagtttgaaaaaaatcatcacGGTGGAATCCAAGTTAATCACCAGCACGAGCATGATTCCGGTAATTCACGTGGCCACCACAAAGATATAAACATTCAATTTGGACACAAAGTAGAACACTCTCATGAGCACAAGCGTGAGCATTCACATGGCCATCACAAAGATATAAATATTCAACATGGACATAAAGTAGACCACTCTCACCAGCATAAGCATAAACATTCATATGACCACAGCAAACATATAAATATCCATCTTGGACACAAAGTAGAAAATTCTAACGGTCAGCAGGTACATCAACCGCATAGCCATGGCGGAAACCTTAATATTCAACTTGGACATCAAGTAGATCATTCGAGTTCTAATAATGTCAAAGTACCTGTAAACCATGGAGGTAGCGTTCCCGGTGGCCATGAACATAGCCATGGTGTTTTTGTCAATGTTCATACCAATCAAGTTCATAATGTAGTTAACAAACAAGAACTAGGTCATAAAATTGAGCATACACATGTTTCTGGAAATCACGGGGGTAGTAGTAGTTCAAATATCGGTGTAAGTGGAAAGCCCGAGGAAGGTAATCATATAATTGTTAAGCCTTCTGGTAACTTAGGTGGATTTCAGAACATTCATACAAATCAAGTAAAGGATGTTGTTAACAAGTTTGAACCAGGACATAAAGTAGAACACTCTCAAAGTCACGGTGTCAATGTGAACACACAACATGGACACCAGGTGCACACCACGACGGAGCAACCGCACAGTCATAAAGTAGACGTATCTGGCAGTAGTGGCAGTTCAAATATTGGTGTATCTGGAAAGCCCGAGGAAGGTAACCATATAATTATCAGACCTTCTGGTAATTTAGGTGGTTTTCAGAACATTCATACAAATCAAGTTAAAGACGTTGTTAACAAATTAGAACCAGGATATCATGTTGAACACTCTCAAAGTCACGGTGTTAATGTGAACGTACAACAAGGACATCAGGTACACATCACGACGGAGCAACCGCACAGTCATAAAGTAGATGTTTCTAGCAGTCATGGCAATAGTGGCAGTAATCATATCGGTATTTCTGGTGGTCATCATTCTACACCTACGACTAAGCGACCGCATAGTCATAAAGTAGATGTTTTTGGCAGTCATGGCAATAGTGGCAGTTTAAATATCGCTGTTTCTGGTAGTCAGGAACAAAACCATGGATATGTTCCTAGTGGGAATCACGTCAGAGACATAGTTCACAAATTTGTAACAGGAATGAGCCATCATTCCACACCTACGACTAAGCGACCGCATAGTCATAAAGTAGACGTATCTGGTAGTCATGGCAGTAGTAGCAGTAATCATATCGGTATTTCTGGTGGTCATCATTCCACACCTACGACTAAGCGACCGCATAGTCATAAAGTAGATGTTTCTGGCAGTCATGGCAATAGTGGCAGTTTAAATATCGCTGTTTCTGGTAGTCACGAACAAAACCATGGATATGTTCCTAGTGGGAATCACGTCAAAGACATAGTTCACAAATTTGAAGCAGGAATGAGCCATCATTCCACACTTACGACTAAGCGACCGCATAGTCATAAAGTAGACGTTTCTGGTAGTCATGGCAGTAGTAGCAGTAATCATATCGGTATTTCTGGTGGTCATCATTCCACACCTACGACTAAGCGACCGCATAGTCATAAACTAGACGTACCTAGTAGTCATGGCAGTAGTAGCAGTAATCATATCGGTATTTCTGGTGGTCATCATTCCACACCCACGACTAAGCGACCGCATAGTCATAAAGTAGATGTTTCTGGCAGTCATGGCAATAGTGGCAGTTTAAATATCGCTGTTTCTGGTAGTCACGAACAAAACCATGGATATGTTCCTAGTGGGAATCACGTCAAAGACATAGTTCACAAATTTGAAGCAGGAATGAGCCATCATTCTACACCTACGACTAAGCGACGGCATAGTCATAAACTAGACGTACCTAGTAGTCATGGCAGTAGTAGCAGTAATCATATCGGTATTTCTGGTGGTCATCATTCCACACCTACGACTAAGCGACCGCATAGTCATAAAGTAGATGTTTCTGGCAGTCATGGCAATAGTGGCAGTTTAAATATCGCTGTTTCTGGTAGTCACGAACAAAACCATGGATATGTTCCTAGTGGGACTCACGTCAAAGACATAGTTCACAAATTTGAAGCAGGAATGAGCCATCATTCCACACCTACGACTAAGCGACCGCATAGTCATAAAGTAGACGTATCTGGCAGTCATGGCAATAGTGGCAGTTTAAATATCGCTGTTTCTGGTAGTCACGAACAAAACCATGGATATGTTCCTAGTGGGAATCACGTCAAAGACATAGTTCACAAATTTGAAGCAGGAATGAGCCATCATTCCACACCTGCGACTAAGCGACCGCATAGTCATAAACTAGACGTATCTAGTAGTCATGGCAGTAGTAGCAGTAATCATATCGGTATTTCTGGTAGTCATCAATCAACACATTCAGACGGAATAAGCCTAGAAAGTGATACACGTCCAAATTCTAATGAGCATAGCCATACTTTACTACATAATCCGGGTGCTGAAAGTATTTATCGAAAAGGAATAAATATTGGAGGTTTTATTGAGAAACTTAACCAAATAGTAATCAAATTTGGACAGGAAAAACAAAGCCACTTAGCAGAAAAGGTTAAAACACTAGTTACACATCTCAAACCACACTCGAGCAGTGTTCAGAATTCGGCACAGCACGGTCACAGCGGCAGCCTAAGTATCCCCGTAAACGGTGGGCATACTGACCAAGGCTCTGTGAGTATAGGCGGTAGCCACATCAAGAACATCGTGTCGAAACTAGAATCTAAGAAGCCCAGTAAGCCTGCAGTCAATTTTAATCATCACTCTTCACACAGTGGAGGAATCAACTTTGATAttaagaaaaatgtcaaaCATAATTCTGGAATTTCTGTCGCAAGCGATGTACCTAAAGGAGTTCTCAGCGTTTCAGGTATATTGAAACATGTGAAAGGTTCACAATCCTTAGAACACAACTCTGGGGATAGTGCACAAGTAACATATTGGAAACAACGAAACTCTCCACAAAGAATCAAATTTCAAAAGGACACAGTAAGTTTGTTAGGCAACCGTAAAAAGAGTATTGCAAAAGGTGGTGTCGCTGCAAATGGTCAATTATTACCTGCAGATTGGAGTTACACTAAAAACCTTAAAAGTCAGCAAGCAGGCAATGACGTAGTGCGATTACACGCCCCTCAATTTAAGCGTAAGTTGCAGCTTTTTGGACACACTTTACTTAATGGTGGTGCAGATGTTGTGAAAGTAGCTCATCCTATTGGCGTTCCGATAAAGCAAGGTGGTGAGCAGCAGATAAACGTTTCTGGAAGTAAACAAACCAGCGGTTCTTTGAATATTGGCTTATCCAGCGGACATTCTCATCAAGCTGCAGGTGCTCTTAACATCATCGCGAATGGTGTCAAAGATGCAGTTTCAAAACTAGAAAAATCaggtcatatcgatgtatctGCTAATCATCAAACGACACACTCTGGTGGTCCTGATGTAAGCCACAATTTTGGTCTTAGCTCAAATGGTCAATGGCAAATTAATGTCTCAGGCAGTAACAAACAGGAATCTTCGAAagttttctttgaaaaaataacgcaCGTTTACAAAAAAGTTGAACAATCCGTTGCTAATTCTGGCATTGCCGTTCATGGTGCTATATCTGTTTCTGGAGGCCACGAACATAACCATCAAAGCTCTGCAAACTCAGGTGGACAGCATGTGAAAGATATCACTGCAAAATTTGATAACCATCAAGGTTCTACAAACTCAAAAGGACAACACGTGAAGGATATCACTGCGAAATTCGAGCATCAAAGCTCTGACAACTCAGGTGGACAGCATGTGAAGGATATCACTGCGAAATTAGAACATCAGAGCTCTGCGAACTCAGGTGGACAGCAAGTGAAGGGAATCACTGCGAAATTCGAGCATCAAAGCTCTGCGAACTCAGATGGAAAACACGTGAAGGATATGACTGCCAAGTTCGATCATGCGAACTTGGGAGGACAACACGTGAAGGATATGAGTGTCAAATTCGATCATCAAAGCTCTGTGAACTCAGGTGGACAACACATTAAGGACATGATTGCCAAATTCGACAAACATCAAAGTTCTGGCAGCTCAGGTGGACAACACGTGAAGGATATCAGTGCGAAATTCGAAGGTCAAAAATCTGGCCACCTTTCCGTCTCCGGAGGTCATCAATCTTCTCAATCTGGTGGAATTAAGATTCATCATTCTAGCGAGCACAACGTTCATGGATCCACTGAGCATGGGGGAAGCTCTCACGCTCATGTTGAGGTTTCAGGAAATCATGGTGGTTTTGTTAGCGGATTTTTCAATAAGTTGCATAGCGTGGGTAAAAAATTACACGATAACGTATCAAATATTGGAGTTGGTATTTCACTGCATGGTCATGGCTCTGGATCTAATTCTCATGGGTCATCTCATGAGCACAATGGAGGCTTGAACTTTGGCGCTCATAGTGAATCTTCCGGAGACTCGCATTCTCATGGATCTTCCCATAGcgttaataaaaatatcgaatTTGGCATTCATCATGGGTCGTCTCATTCAGACGGTCACCACAGTGACGAGGGATATGAAAGTGGAGACTCACATTCTCATGGGCATGGTTTTAATAAGAATATAGAGTTCGGCATCCACCGTGGATCATCACATTCTGGAGGTTCCCATAGCAAAGGTGGATTTGGATTGAATTTTGGGCTTCATAAACAATCATCTGGACATGGCTTGTTTGGTTTGAATAAGCATTTATTATGGAATGTCAGCAAGTCAAAATAGATGGCATTAtgataaaatttaaacaatatcaaGTTTTTGACTAGAATAGTTgcttttttcttataacaggtgataatttacattatttagAATATGCGTAAAATACACATCTAGAAACTTTGTAATTTTACTTCACTGTAACGTTGAATTTACGTCgttaataaatttgtaattggtaaaatgaattatataaaatcttcatttttacgttatatatcgtatttcaaattattttcagGTTGTTCATAGAGTTTTGtaccaataaaaatattcgttttaaaatatattgagttgtgatgtaattttttttcaaggaAAAAAGAACATGCCAGTTTCCTCGTGAATTCTTTGAAAACGCGCATGACGTCAAATTTATATTACCTTGATAAAAAAGGACACGTGGAAGCCCAGGCGGAAGCTTAATTGTGTCGTAAAAtctattttat is from Nasonia vitripennis strain AsymCx chromosome 1, Nvit_psr_1.1, whole genome shotgun sequence and encodes:
- the LOC100679301 gene encoding hornerin isoform X4; translated protein: MKFKIIFLTSILALHSSNAKPFLGFKSKLSEISKKLGLSANVDVSFNHHGGVLGSVNKHFGLGFNVGAHYEASGHGHRDANAESGYENDNKHKHGHEINGGLEWSSGHIHQSSSGHSQTGSHHQSSSHGHKLEVNGHSQHHGVVSGNFKFEKNHHGGIQVNHQHEHDSGNSRGHHKDINIQFGHKVEHSHEHKREHSHGHHKDINIQHGHKVDHSHQHKHKHSYDHSKHINIHLGHKVENSNGQQVHQPHSHGGNLNIQLGHQVDHSSSNNVKVPVNHGGSVPGGHEHSHGVFVNVHTNQVHNVVNKQELGHKIEHTHVSGNHGGSSSSNIGVSGKPEEGNHIIVKPSGNLGGFQNIHTNQVKDVVNKFEPGHKVEHSQSHGVNVNTQHGHQVHTTTEQPHSHKVDVSGSSGSSNIGVSGKPEEGNHIIIRPSGNLGGFQNIHTNQVKDVVNKLEPGYHVEHSQSHGVNVNVQQGHQVHITTEQPHSHKVDVSSSHGNSGSNHIGISGGHHSTPTTKRPHSHKVDVFGSHGNSGSLNIAVSGSQEQNHGYVPSGNHVRDIVHKFVTGMSHHSTPTTKRPHSHKVDVSGSHGSSSSNHIGISGGHHSTPTTKRPHSHKLDVPSSHGSSSSNHIGISGGHHSTPTTKRPHSHKVDVSGSHGNSGSLNIAVSGSHEQNHGYVPSGTHVKDIVHKFEAGMSHHSTPTTKRPHSHKVDVSGSHGNSGSLNIAVSGSHEQNHGYVPSGNHVKDIVHKFEAGMSHHSTPATKRPHSHKLDVSSSHGSSSSNHIGISGSHQSTHSDGISLESDTRPNSNEHSHTLLHNPGAESIYRKGINIGGFIEKLNQIVIKFGQEKQSHLAEKVKTLVTHLKPHSSSVQNSAQHGHSGSLSIPVNGGHTDQGSVSIGGSHIKNIVSKLESKKPSKPAVNFNHHSSHSGGINFDIKKNVKHNSGISVASDVPKGVLSVSGILKHVKGSQSLEHNSGDSAQVTYWKQRNSPQRIKFQKDTVSLLGNRKKSIAKGGVAANGQLLPADWSYTKNLKSQQAGNDVVRLHAPQFKRKLQLFGHTLLNGGADVVKVAHPIGVPIKQGGEQQINVSGSKQTSGSLNIGLSSGHSHQAAGALNIIANGVKDAVSKLEKSGHIDVSANHQTTHSGGPDVSHNFGLSSNGQWQINVSGSNKQESSKVFFEKITHVYKKVEQSVANSGIAVHGAISVSGGHEHNHQSSANSGGQHVKDITAKFDNHQGSTNSKGQHVKDITAKFEHQSSDNSGGQHVKDITAKLEHQSSANSGGQQVKGITAKFEHQSSANSDGKHVKDMTAKFDHANLGGQHVKDMSVKFDHQSSVNSGGQHIKDMIAKFDKHQSSGSSGGQHVKDISAKFEGQKSGHLSVSGGHQSSQSGGIKIHHSSEHNVHGSTEHGGSSHAHVEVSGNHGGFVSGFFNKLHSVGKKLHDNVSNIGVGISLHGHGSGSNSHGSSHEHNGGLNFGAHSESSGDSHSHGSSHSVNKNIEFGIHHGSSHSDGHHSDEGYESGDSHSHGHGFNKNIEFGIHRGSSHSGGSHSKGGFGLNFGLHKQSSGHGLFGLNKHLLWNVSKSK
- the LOC100679301 gene encoding hornerin isoform X1 codes for the protein MKFKIIFLTSILALHSSNAKPFLGFKSKLSEISKKLGLSANVDVSFNHHGGVLGSVNKHFGLGFNVGAHYEASGHGHRDANAESGYENDNKHKHGHEINGGLEWSSGHIHQSSSGHSQTGSHHQSSSHGHKLEVNGHSQHHGVVSGNFKFEKNHHGGIQVNHQHEHDSGNSRGHHKDINIQFGHKVEHSHEHKREHSHGHHKDINIQHGHKVDHSHQHKHKHSYDHSKHINIHLGHKVENSNGQQVHQPHSHGGNLNIQLGHQVDHSSSNNVKVPVNHGGSVPGGHEHSHGVFVNVHTNQVHNVVNKQELGHKIEHTHVSGNHGGSSSSNIGVSGKPEEGNHIIVKPSGNLGGFQNIHTNQVKDVVNKFEPGHKVEHSQSHGVNVNTQHGHQVHTTTEQPHSHKVDVSGSSGSSNIGVSGKPEEGNHIIIRPSGNLGGFQNIHTNQVKDVVNKLEPGYHVEHSQSHGVNVNVQQGHQVHITTEQPHSHKVDVSSSHGNSGSNHIGISGGHHSTPTTKRPHSHKVDVFGSHGNSGSLNIAVSGSQEQNHGYVPSGNHVRDIVHKFVTGMSHHSTPTTKRPHSHKVDVSGSHGSSSSNHIGISGGHHSTPTTKRPHSHKVDVSGSHGNSGSLNIAVSGSHEQNHGYVPSGNHVKDIVHKFEAGMSHHSTLTTKRPHSHKVDVSGSHGSSSSNHIGISGGHHSTPTTKRPHSHKLDVPSSHGSSSSNHIGISGGHHSTPTTKRPHSHKVDVSGSHGNSGSLNIAVSGSHEQNHGYVPSGNHVKDIVHKFEAGMSHHSTPTTKRRHSHKLDVPSSHGSSSSNHIGISGGHHSTPTTKRPHSHKVDVSGSHGNSGSLNIAVSGSHEQNHGYVPSGTHVKDIVHKFEAGMSHHSTPTTKRPHSHKVDVSGSHGNSGSLNIAVSGSHEQNHGYVPSGNHVKDIVHKFEAGMSHHSTPATKRPHSHKLDVSSSHGSSSSNHIGISGSHQSTHSDGISLESDTRPNSNEHSHTLLHNPGAESIYRKGINIGGFIEKLNQIVIKFGQEKQSHLAEKVKTLVTHLKPHSSSVQNSAQHGHSGSLSIPVNGGHTDQGSVSIGGSHIKNIVSKLESKKPSKPAVNFNHHSSHSGGINFDIKKNVKHNSGISVASDVPKGVLSVSGILKHVKGSQSLEHNSGDSAQVTYWKQRNSPQRIKFQKDTVSLLGNRKKSIAKGGVAANGQLLPADWSYTKNLKSQQAGNDVVRLHAPQFKRKLQLFGHTLLNGGADVVKVAHPIGVPIKQGGEQQINVSGSKQTSGSLNIGLSSGHSHQAAGALNIIANGVKDAVSKLEKSGHIDVSANHQTTHSGGPDVSHNFGLSSNGQWQINVSGSNKQESSKVFFEKITHVYKKVEQSVANSGIAVHGAISVSGGHEHNHQSSANSGGQHVKDITAKFDNHQGSTNSKGQHVKDITAKFEHQSSDNSGGQHVKDITAKLEHQSSANSGGQQVKGITAKFEHQSSANSDGKHVKDMTAKFDHANLGGQHVKDMSVKFDHQSSVNSGGQHIKDMIAKFDKHQSSGSSGGQHVKDISAKFEGQKSGHLSVSGGHQSSQSGGIKIHHSSEHNVHGSTEHGGSSHAHVEVSGNHGGFVSGFFNKLHSVGKKLHDNVSNIGVGISLHGHGSGSNSHGSSHEHNGGLNFGAHSESSGDSHSHGSSHSVNKNIEFGIHHGSSHSDGHHSDEGYESGDSHSHGHGFNKNIEFGIHRGSSHSGGSHSKGGFGLNFGLHKQSSGHGLFGLNKHLLWNVSKSK